In one uncultured Devosia sp. genomic region, the following are encoded:
- the uraH gene encoding hydroxyisourate hydrolase, with protein sequence MAGAGRLTTHVLDTAHGKPARGMRIELHYVHGDHTHHITDSYTNADGRVDQPLLSEDQFDKGEFEIRFHVGQYFERIGVELENPFLNVVPVRFTISEDAHYHVPLLVSPYSYSTYRGS encoded by the coding sequence ATGGCCGGAGCAGGCCGTCTTACGACGCATGTCTTGGATACCGCGCATGGCAAGCCGGCGCGGGGGATGCGGATCGAATTGCACTATGTGCATGGCGATCACACGCATCACATCACCGACAGCTATACCAATGCCGATGGCCGGGTGGACCAGCCGCTATTGAGCGAAGACCAGTTCGACAAGGGCGAGTTCGAAATCCGCTTCCATGTGGGACAGTATTTCGAGCGGATCGGCGTCGAGCTGGAAAACCCGTTCCTCAACGTGGTGCCGGTGCGTTTCACCATTTCCGAAGACGCCCATTACCATGTGCCGCTGCTGGTCAGCCCCTACAGCTATTCGACCTATCGGGGGAGCTGA
- a CDS encoding metalloregulator ArsR/SmtB family transcription factor, producing the protein MSIEDENDLIFKALSHRTRRHICDLLKPEPRTTGMLCDLLPEIDRCTVMQHLKVLEEAGLVIAEKRGRERWNHLDALPIHAIHERWIGPYAAYAATMLGKLKKMVETPA; encoded by the coding sequence ATGTCAATCGAAGACGAAAACGACCTGATCTTCAAGGCCCTCAGCCACCGCACGCGGCGTCACATCTGCGATCTGCTCAAACCGGAACCGCGCACCACCGGCATGCTCTGCGACCTGCTGCCCGAGATTGACCGCTGCACCGTCATGCAGCATCTCAAAGTCCTCGAAGAAGCCGGCCTCGTCATTGCCGAGAAGCGCGGCCGCGAGCGCTGGAACCACCTCGATGCCCTGCCCATCCACGCCATCCACGAGCGCTGGATCGGTCCCTATGCGGCCTATGCCGCCACCATGCTGGGCAAGCTCAAGAAAATGGTCGAGACGCCAGCCTGA
- a CDS encoding ABC transporter permease: MQFRLEKRREPSKFMLYATPIAAVLLTMVIGAIIFSLIGFNGVGAVREIFLTPLTNPYKWQDLAVKAAPLIIIGVGLSVAYRANVWNIGAEGQYIIGGLAGTWVALATWGMTGWWILPLMILAGILGGMLYAAIPALLKTRLNVNEILTSLMLTYASVQLIYYLIRAPWKDPMGMGFPQTRLFSEAARLPTIIPGTIVHLGVPIAIIVALIAWFVMTRTVFGYRMRVVGAAPHAARYGGFSETKTIWLAMLVSGAFAGLAGVLEVAGPFQRMVPGFPTNYGFTAIIVAFLGRLSPLGVVLGGIVLAITFVGGEVAQTTIGLPNAATGIFQAMVLFFLLAGDILIKYRLRRVVPQASAGAA; encoded by the coding sequence ATGCAGTTTCGGCTTGAGAAGCGGCGCGAGCCATCCAAATTCATGCTCTATGCGACGCCGATTGCGGCCGTGCTTTTGACCATGGTCATCGGCGCGATCATCTTCTCGCTGATCGGCTTCAATGGCGTCGGCGCAGTGCGGGAAATTTTCCTGACGCCGCTGACCAATCCCTACAAGTGGCAGGACCTGGCGGTGAAGGCCGCGCCGCTGATCATCATCGGCGTGGGCCTGTCGGTGGCCTATCGGGCCAATGTCTGGAATATCGGCGCCGAGGGCCAGTATATCATCGGCGGACTCGCGGGCACCTGGGTGGCGCTCGCCACCTGGGGCATGACGGGGTGGTGGATCCTGCCGCTGATGATCCTCGCGGGTATCCTTGGCGGCATGCTCTATGCGGCCATTCCCGCGCTGCTCAAGACCCGGCTCAACGTCAATGAAATCCTGACCTCGCTGATGCTGACTTATGCCTCGGTGCAGCTGATCTATTATCTGATCCGCGCGCCGTGGAAGGACCCGATGGGCATGGGCTTCCCGCAGACGCGGCTGTTCTCGGAAGCGGCGCGCCTGCCCACCATCATTCCCGGCACGATCGTCCATCTGGGCGTACCGATCGCTATCATTGTTGCGCTGATCGCCTGGTTCGTGATGACGCGGACGGTGTTTGGCTATCGCATGCGCGTGGTTGGCGCGGCGCCGCATGCCGCGCGCTATGGCGGCTTTTCGGAAACCAAGACGATCTGGCTGGCCATGCTGGTCAGCGGCGCCTTTGCCGGTCTTGCCGGCGTGCTTGAGGTCGCCGGGCCGTTCCAGCGCATGGTGCCCGGTTTCCCGACCAATTACGGTTTCACTGCCATCATCGTTGCCTTCCTCGGGCGCCTGAGCCCCTTGGGCGTGGTGCTGGGCGGCATTGTGCTGGCCATTACCTTTGTGGGCGGAGAAGTGGCGCAGACGACCATCGGCCTGCCCAATGCGGCAACCGGAATTTTCCAGGCCATGGTGCTGTTCTTCCTCCTGGCGGGTGACATCCTGATCAAATACCGGTTGCGACGCGTCGTGCCGCAGGCTTCGGCGGGGGCGGCGTGA
- the puuE gene encoding allantoinase PuuE — protein MRYPRDMHGYGANPPKANWPGGAHVAVQFVLNYEEGGENNILHGDAASEAFLVDVLGSVPWPGQRHANVESMYEYGARAGFWRLHRLFTENNLPVTVYGVATALMRAPAQLAAMQEAGWEIASHGLKWVQHKDMPPDEERAQIAEAIRLHTIATGERPRGWYTGRSSLNTVDLVSEAGGFAYVSDTYDDDLPYWRVHKGTPQLIIPYSLSTNDMRFVTGPGFDNGEEYFQFLKDTFDVLYAEGQAGSPKMMSLGLHCRLVGQPGRFQGLKKFVDYIRTVDKVWIPTRLAIAEHWTSEHPYKAPEVLPSQLDKSDFVARYGSIFEHSPWIAERAWDSELAPVNDTAIGLHFALRSQFRMASDEERLGVLRAHPDLAGKLAAAKRLTAESTAEQASAGLDALTDGERQRFTMLNTAYVDKFHFPFIIAVRDHDKASILAAFEQRIANSPEEEFATACKQVERIALLRLQAILP, from the coding sequence ATGCGCTATCCCCGCGACATGCACGGTTATGGAGCCAATCCACCCAAGGCCAATTGGCCCGGCGGCGCCCATGTCGCGGTTCAATTTGTGCTCAATTACGAAGAAGGCGGCGAGAACAATATCCTCCACGGCGATGCCGCCTCCGAAGCCTTTCTGGTCGATGTGCTGGGTTCGGTGCCATGGCCGGGCCAGCGCCACGCCAATGTCGAGAGCATGTACGAATATGGCGCCCGCGCTGGCTTCTGGCGCCTCCATCGTCTGTTCACCGAAAACAATCTTCCCGTCACGGTTTATGGCGTCGCCACCGCCCTGATGCGCGCCCCGGCCCAGCTCGCCGCCATGCAGGAGGCTGGCTGGGAAATCGCCAGCCATGGCCTCAAATGGGTGCAGCACAAGGACATGCCGCCCGACGAGGAGCGTGCCCAGATCGCCGAGGCCATCCGCCTCCACACCATTGCCACCGGGGAGCGCCCGCGTGGCTGGTACACCGGCCGCTCGTCACTCAACACGGTCGACCTCGTCTCGGAAGCCGGCGGCTTCGCTTATGTCTCGGACACCTATGACGATGACCTGCCCTATTGGCGCGTCCACAAAGGCACGCCCCAGCTCATCATCCCCTATTCCCTCTCCACCAATGACATGCGCTTCGTCACCGGTCCGGGCTTCGACAATGGCGAGGAATATTTCCAGTTTCTGAAGGACACATTCGACGTCCTCTATGCCGAAGGCCAGGCCGGCTCACCCAAGATGATGTCGCTGGGTTTGCACTGCCGCCTGGTCGGCCAACCCGGCCGCTTCCAGGGTCTCAAGAAGTTCGTCGATTATATCAGGACCGTTGACAAGGTCTGGATCCCCACCCGCCTCGCAATTGCCGAACACTGGACCAGTGAACATCCCTATAAGGCACCTGAGGTGCTCCCCTCCCAGCTCGATAAATCCGACTTCGTCGCCCGCTACGGCTCGATCTTCGAGCACTCGCCCTGGATCGCCGAGCGCGCCTGGGACAGCGAGCTGGCGCCCGTCAACGACACGGCCATCGGCCTCCACTTTGCCCTGCGTAGCCAGTTCCGCATGGCCAGCGACGAAGAACGCCTCGGCGTTCTCCGCGCCCATCCCGACCTTGCCGGCAAGCTCGCCGCCGCCAAGCGCCTGACGGCAGAATCCACCGCCGAACAAGCCTCCGCCGGGCTCGATGCCCTGACCGATGGCGAGCGCCAGCGCTTCACCATGCTCAACACCGCTTATGTCGATAAATTCCATTTTCCATTCATCATCGCCGTGCGCGACCACGACAAGGCGTCGATCCTCGCCGCCTTCGAGCAGCGCATAGCCAATTCGCCGGAGGAGGAATTTGCCACCGCCTGCAAACAGGTCGAGCGCATCGCCCTGCTGCGATTGCAGGCCATCCTCCCCTAG
- a CDS encoding ABC transporter ATP-binding protein, whose product MPHRLELTGITKRFPGVLANDNVSFSVQPGEIHALLGENGAGKSTLVKMIYGIMQPDAGEIRWNGEVVVVPNPKAARKLGVGMVFQHFSLFEALTVLENIALGMDAKIPSRELEARIREVMQTYGLLLDPHRTVATLSVGERQRIEIVRALLLNPKLLIMDEPTSVLTPQEVEQLFEVLRKLAAEGCSILYISHKLHEIKALCDTATILRGGKLVDTCDPKQETSRSMAEKMIGTGLKDIVRAPGRTLGQPKLVVSRLSTEKGGHFDVPVDNASFTVRAGEILGIAGVAGNGQNALLDALSGEIRADDKDAVTIDGYGIGLLGTTGRRKRGLSAVPEERNGHAAVGDFSLSDNSVLTARDRLGMVIMGLISSGAAKTYTGKVIADFAVKALGPASMAGSLSGGNLQKYIMGREILQKPSVLVVSQPTWGVDAGAASAIHQALVDLAAAGSAIVVISQDLDELRALSDTLAVINMGRLSPARPVDEMTVEEIGLLMGGVHGATEAHDAVSA is encoded by the coding sequence ATGCCGCATCGGCTTGAATTGACCGGTATCACGAAGCGCTTTCCCGGCGTTCTTGCCAATGACAATGTGAGTTTCTCCGTCCAGCCAGGCGAAATCCATGCGCTGCTGGGCGAAAACGGCGCCGGCAAGTCCACTCTCGTCAAGATGATCTACGGCATCATGCAGCCCGACGCCGGCGAAATCCGCTGGAATGGCGAAGTTGTTGTCGTGCCTAACCCAAAGGCCGCCCGCAAGCTGGGCGTGGGCATGGTGTTCCAGCATTTTTCGCTGTTCGAAGCATTGACCGTGCTGGAAAACATCGCGCTGGGCATGGATGCGAAGATCCCCTCGCGTGAGCTGGAAGCGCGTATCCGCGAGGTGATGCAGACCTATGGGCTGCTGCTCGATCCGCATCGCACGGTGGCGACCCTGTCGGTGGGCGAACGCCAGCGCATTGAAATCGTGCGGGCGCTGCTGCTCAATCCGAAACTGCTGATCATGGATGAGCCGACGTCGGTGCTGACGCCGCAGGAGGTCGAGCAGCTGTTCGAAGTCCTGCGCAAGCTTGCGGCAGAAGGCTGTTCCATCCTCTACATTTCCCACAAGCTGCATGAGATCAAGGCGCTGTGCGATACGGCGACGATCCTGCGCGGTGGCAAGCTGGTCGATACCTGCGATCCGAAACAGGAAACCAGCCGCTCCATGGCCGAGAAGATGATTGGCACGGGGCTCAAGGATATCGTGCGCGCGCCGGGCCGCACGCTGGGCCAGCCCAAGCTCGTGGTGTCGCGCCTGTCGACCGAGAAGGGCGGGCATTTCGATGTGCCGGTCGACAATGCAAGCTTTACCGTGCGCGCAGGAGAAATCCTCGGCATTGCGGGTGTTGCTGGCAATGGACAGAACGCTTTGCTCGATGCCCTCAGCGGGGAAATCCGCGCCGATGACAAGGATGCCGTCACCATCGATGGCTACGGCATTGGCCTCCTGGGCACCACCGGCCGGCGCAAGCGCGGCCTCAGCGCCGTGCCGGAAGAGCGCAATGGCCATGCGGCGGTGGGCGATTTTTCGCTGAGCGACAATTCGGTGCTGACGGCGCGCGACCGGCTGGGCATGGTGATCATGGGCCTGATCAGCTCGGGCGCTGCCAAGACCTATACGGGCAAGGTGATTGCCGATTTCGCCGTCAAGGCGCTGGGGCCAGCATCTATGGCGGGATCGCTGTCGGGCGGGAACCTGCAGAAATATATCATGGGCCGCGAAATCCTGCAGAAGCCCAGCGTGCTTGTGGTGAGCCAGCCGACCTGGGGCGTCGATGCCGGTGCGGCTTCGGCCATTCACCAGGCGCTGGTGGACCTGGCGGCGGCTGGTTCGGCCATCGTGGTCATCAGCCAGGATCTCGACGAATTGCGGGCTCTCAGTGACACGCTGGCCGTGATCAATATGGGCCGTCTCTCGCCGGCGCGGCCGGTGGACGAGATGACGGTTGAAGAAATCGGGCTGCTGATGGGCGGCGTACACGGCGCGACGGAGGCCCATGATGCAGTTTCGGCTTGA
- the xdhB gene encoding xanthine dehydrogenase molybdopterin binding subunit: protein MNKPVSIAQPQLHVSIKHDSAIKQVAGKADYIDDLPEPEGLCHAYLGLSTKPHADIVSMDLDAVRKAPGVVAVLTAADVPAENDVSSVHKHDEPVFASKRVSTWGQPLFAVIGRTRDDARRAAKLAKIEYAELPFFTDVDSAIAAGGKVVTEPLKLERGDVEAGFAASQHRVKGQVRIGGQEHFYLESQAALAIPGEDNELTIHCSTQHPTEIQVIVAQVLGIPHAAITVNMRRMGGGFGGKETQGNLFAAVAAIAARKLNCAIKIRPDRDDDFQITGKRHDFMVDYDVGYDDDGKIQAVNATFAARAGYAADLSGPVTDRALFHADNAYWYPAVRVNSLPLFTNTVSNTAFRGFGGPQGIIGAERWIEDIAYALGKDPLEIRKANFYGTDTNNITPYHQTVEDNVIHRVIEDLEQSSDYQARRAAILEYNRTSPILRKGIAMVPVKFGISFTATWHNQAGALIHVYRDGSIHLSHGGTEMGQGLHIKVAQVVADVFGVPVEHIQIMATNTGKVPNTSATAASSGTDLNGMAALDGATQIRDRMTAHAAFIYEVEPGEVHWEFGGVRVGAQFVPFAELATSCWMNRVQLSAAGFYKTPKIHWDRATGRGKPFYYYAYGAAAAEVTIDTLTGEYQVDRVDVLEDVGRSLNPAIDIGQVEGGFIQGMGWLTTEELWWDQKGQLRTHAPSTYKIPLASDVPPIFNVRLAEWSVNKEPAIGRSKAVGEPPLVLGYSVVEALSMAVASVADYRHAPRLDMPATPERVLMGCERLKKEARG, encoded by the coding sequence ATGAACAAGCCCGTCTCGATCGCCCAGCCGCAACTGCATGTGTCGATCAAGCATGACTCGGCCATCAAGCAGGTGGCGGGCAAGGCCGACTATATCGACGACCTGCCCGAGCCCGAGGGGCTGTGCCACGCCTATCTGGGGCTTTCGACCAAGCCGCATGCCGATATCGTCTCGATGGACCTCGACGCGGTGCGCAAGGCGCCGGGCGTGGTGGCGGTTCTCACTGCCGCGGATGTGCCGGCGGAAAATGACGTCAGCTCGGTGCACAAGCATGACGAGCCGGTGTTTGCGAGCAAGCGTGTTTCGACCTGGGGGCAGCCGCTGTTTGCGGTGATCGGCCGGACACGCGACGACGCGCGGCGGGCGGCAAAGCTCGCAAAGATCGAATATGCCGAGCTGCCGTTCTTTACCGATGTCGACAGCGCCATTGCGGCTGGCGGCAAGGTGGTGACCGAGCCGCTCAAGCTCGAACGCGGTGATGTCGAGGCGGGTTTTGCCGCGTCGCAGCATCGGGTCAAGGGACAGGTGCGGATCGGGGGGCAGGAGCATTTCTACCTCGAAAGCCAGGCGGCGCTTGCCATTCCCGGCGAAGACAATGAGCTGACCATCCATTGCTCGACCCAGCATCCGACCGAAATCCAGGTGATCGTGGCGCAGGTGCTGGGCATTCCCCATGCCGCGATCACGGTCAACATGCGCCGCATGGGTGGCGGCTTTGGTGGCAAGGAAACGCAGGGGAATCTGTTTGCGGCGGTGGCGGCGATCGCGGCCAGGAAGCTCAATTGTGCGATCAAGATCCGGCCTGACCGCGACGATGATTTCCAGATCACCGGCAAGCGCCACGATTTCATGGTCGACTATGATGTCGGCTATGATGATGACGGCAAGATCCAGGCGGTGAATGCGACTTTTGCGGCGCGCGCCGGCTATGCGGCCGACCTTTCGGGGCCGGTGACGGACCGGGCGCTGTTTCATGCCGACAATGCCTATTGGTATCCCGCGGTGCGGGTAAACTCGCTGCCGCTGTTCACCAATACCGTGTCCAACACCGCGTTCCGTGGCTTTGGTGGACCGCAGGGGATCATCGGGGCGGAGCGCTGGATCGAGGACATTGCCTATGCGCTGGGCAAGGATCCGCTGGAGATCCGCAAGGCCAATTTCTATGGCACCGACACGAACAACATCACGCCCTATCACCAGACCGTGGAAGACAATGTCATCCACCGGGTGATCGAGGACCTTGAGCAAAGTTCGGACTATCAGGCGCGACGCGCGGCTATCCTTGAATACAACAGGACCAGCCCGATCTTGCGCAAGGGCATTGCCATGGTGCCGGTCAAGTTCGGCATTTCCTTCACCGCGACCTGGCACAATCAGGCCGGTGCGCTGATCCATGTCTATCGCGATGGATCGATCCATTTGAGCCATGGCGGCACCGAAATGGGGCAGGGGCTCCATATCAAGGTGGCGCAGGTGGTGGCCGATGTGTTCGGCGTGCCGGTCGAGCATATCCAGATCATGGCGACCAATACCGGCAAAGTGCCCAATACGTCTGCGACGGCGGCATCGTCGGGCACCGACCTCAATGGCATGGCGGCGCTGGATGGGGCGACGCAGATCAGGGACCGGATGACGGCGCATGCGGCCTTCATCTACGAGGTCGAGCCGGGCGAGGTGCATTGGGAGTTTGGCGGCGTCCGCGTCGGTGCGCAGTTCGTGCCGTTTGCGGAACTGGCGACGTCCTGCTGGATGAACCGCGTACAACTCAGCGCGGCGGGTTTTTACAAGACGCCGAAAATCCATTGGGATCGGGCGACGGGCCGGGGCAAGCCATTCTATTACTATGCCTATGGCGCGGCGGCAGCCGAGGTCACAATCGACACGCTGACCGGCGAATATCAGGTCGATCGGGTCGACGTGCTTGAGGATGTGGGTCGCTCGCTCAATCCGGCCATCGATATCGGCCAGGTGGAAGGCGGCTTCATCCAGGGCATGGGGTGGCTGACCACCGAAGAATTGTGGTGGGACCAGAAGGGCCAGCTGCGCACGCATGCGCCGTCCACGTACAAAATTCCGCTGGCCTCGGACGTGCCGCCGATCTTCAATGTGCGGCTGGCGGAATGGTCGGTCAACAAGGAGCCGGCCATTGGTCGTTCCAAGGCGGTGGGCGAGCCGCCGTTGGTGCTGGGATATTCGGTGGTCGAAGCTCTCTCCATGGCCGTGGCTTCGGTCGCCGACTACAGACACGCGCCGCGCCTCGACATGCCGGCAACGCCCGAGCGGGTGCTGATGGGCTGCGAGCGGCTCAAGAAGGAGGCGCGGGGGTGA
- a CDS encoding bifunctional allantoicase/(S)-ureidoglycine aminohydrolase, with the protein MADSPYASPAAGLPPQMALHTQRAVFTEAYAFIPRGVMRDIVTSYLPHWLETRAWIIARPLSGFAETFSQYIVEVLPGGGSTQPEPNPEAEGVLFVVHGQATLTIAGETHLLKSGGYAFLPPGTPWSLVNKGTEPARFHWVRKRYEAVDGIDLPEAFVTNEQDQPIRWMPGTNDTWGTTRFVEPDDLRHDMHVNIVTLQPGAVIPFEETHVMEHGLYVLEGKAVYRLNRDWVEVEPGDFMWLRAFCPQACYAGPERFRYLLYKDVNRHAKLPF; encoded by the coding sequence ATGGCCGACTCCCCCTATGCCTCCCCCGCCGCCGGCCTGCCGCCCCAGATGGCGCTGCATACCCAGCGGGCAGTCTTTACCGAGGCCTATGCCTTCATTCCACGCGGCGTGATGCGCGACATCGTCACCTCCTACCTGCCGCATTGGTTAGAGACCCGCGCCTGGATCATCGCCCGCCCGCTCAGCGGCTTCGCCGAAACCTTCAGCCAGTACATCGTCGAAGTCCTGCCCGGCGGCGGCAGTACCCAGCCCGAGCCCAATCCCGAAGCCGAAGGCGTGCTTTTCGTCGTGCATGGCCAGGCCACGCTGACCATCGCTGGCGAGACTCATCTTCTCAAATCCGGCGGCTATGCCTTCCTGCCGCCCGGCACCCCCTGGTCACTGGTCAACAAGGGCACCGAACCCGCCCGCTTCCACTGGGTCCGCAAACGCTATGAGGCGGTCGACGGGATCGACCTGCCCGAAGCCTTCGTCACCAATGAGCAGGACCAACCGATCCGCTGGATGCCGGGCACCAATGACACCTGGGGCACCACCCGCTTCGTCGAACCCGATGACCTGCGCCACGACATGCATGTCAACATCGTCACGCTGCAGCCCGGCGCGGTCATCCCCTTCGAGGAAACCCACGTCATGGAGCACGGCCTCTATGTGCTCGAAGGCAAGGCGGTTTATCGGCTCAATCGCGACTGGGTCGAGGTCGAGCCCGGCGATTTCATGTGGCTGCGCGCCTTCTGCCCGCAGGCCTGCTATGCGGGGCCGGAGCGCTTTCGCTACCTGCTCTACAAGGACGTCAACCGCCACGCGAAATTGCCATTCTGA
- the xdhC gene encoding xanthine dehydrogenase accessory protein XdhC: MSARFAEIAAFFAGEPDAIACELTSVRGSSPREQGTFMLVGRKGLFGTIGGGALEYMVIEHARRLIANGQAEEAMDVPLGPEIGQCCGGRVAVSLRYAEPVLRAQLAALVAEEEAGLPHVYVFGSGHVGRALAQILSLLPVQLEVIDTRREELDLLPAGIVSRAVAMPEAVVRAAPLGSSYVILTHDHALDFLIAQEALARVDAPYVGMVGSQTKRAKFSNWFRGEGGDAKALTRLILPIGQMGLGDKRPAVIAALAAAEIMVHIGSREAEVVRTGAPEKLGVAIGL, from the coding sequence GTGAGCGCGCGTTTCGCCGAGATTGCCGCTTTTTTTGCCGGTGAACCCGACGCCATTGCCTGCGAACTCACGTCCGTCCGTGGCTCGTCGCCGCGTGAGCAGGGGACCTTCATGCTGGTGGGGCGCAAGGGCCTGTTCGGCACCATCGGCGGCGGCGCGCTCGAATATATGGTGATCGAACATGCGCGGCGGCTGATCGCCAATGGCCAGGCAGAAGAAGCGATGGATGTGCCGCTGGGGCCCGAAATCGGCCAATGTTGCGGGGGGCGCGTGGCGGTCAGCCTGCGCTATGCCGAGCCGGTGTTGCGGGCGCAACTGGCGGCGCTGGTTGCCGAGGAAGAAGCGGGCCTGCCGCATGTCTATGTGTTTGGCTCGGGTCATGTCGGGCGAGCGCTGGCGCAGATCCTGTCGCTGCTGCCGGTGCAGCTCGAAGTGATCGACACGCGCCGCGAAGAGCTGGACCTGTTGCCGGCCGGGATTGTGTCGCGGGCGGTGGCCATGCCGGAGGCGGTGGTGCGGGCGGCGCCGCTGGGCTCGTCCTATGTGATCCTCACCCATGACCATGCGCTGGATTTCCTGATCGCGCAGGAAGCCCTAGCGCGGGTCGATGCGCCCTATGTCGGCATGGTGGGGAGCCAGACCAAGCGCGCCAAGTTTTCGAACTGGTTCCGGGGCGAGGGCGGCGATGCCAAGGCCCTGACACGGTTAATTTTACCAATCGGACAGATGGGTCTTGGGGATAAGCGCCCGGCGGTTATCGCGGCACTAGCGGCAGCCGAAATTATGGTTCACATTGGGTCTCGGGAAGCTGAAGTCGTGCGCACAGGCGCCCCCGAGAAATTGGGGGTGGCGATTGGACTCTAG
- a CDS encoding SRPBCC family protein, which produces MAYDFRVSGRISKPVHEVFEAVADPGKLSGYFTTGGAEGRLETGATVTWDFHDFPGAFPVHVVEVEQDRKIVLRWGAAPDDDPAGMYETTVTMEFEGLDDGRTLVTIAESGFRDNAKAQKAAFGNCEGWTGMLIAMKVYLEHGINLREGFYK; this is translated from the coding sequence ATGGCCTATGATTTTCGGGTAAGCGGACGCATTTCCAAGCCGGTGCATGAAGTGTTCGAGGCGGTGGCCGACCCCGGCAAGCTATCGGGTTATTTCACCACGGGCGGCGCCGAGGGGCGGCTGGAGACCGGCGCGACGGTGACCTGGGATTTTCACGACTTTCCCGGTGCTTTTCCGGTGCATGTGGTCGAGGTGGAGCAGGACAGGAAGATTGTGCTGCGCTGGGGTGCGGCGCCGGACGATGATCCGGCGGGAATGTATGAAACCACGGTGACCATGGAATTCGAAGGCTTGGACGATGGCCGCACGCTGGTGACGATTGCCGAGAGCGGCTTCCGCGACAATGCCAAGGCGCAGAAGGCGGCCTTCGGCAATTGCGAAGGCTGGACCGGCATGCTGATCGCCATGAAGGTCTATCTTGAACACGGCATCAACCTGCGCGAGGGCTTTTACAAGTAG
- the xdhA gene encoding xanthine dehydrogenase small subunit, which yields MVEVSGAIRFILNGEEISLDDVKPDLTLLDWLRLDRRLRGSKEGCAEGDCGACTVLVGRLMGDKIIYDSVTACIRFVGSLHGTHVVTVEHLKGKDGLLHPVQQAMVDFHGSQCGFCTPGIVMSLYGLWMREPDPSQGAIEKALQGNLCRCTGYAPIIKAGKAISTYGRPQGDPLWAERIALKEKIKAINDGRRVEIGEGADRIIVPANLDDFAAIYEANPTATIVNGSTDVGLWVTKFMRSIGPVIFISHLQELKRIADNDSEIRFYAGVSYSEALPVIAAAFPQLGELWDRIAGEQVRNMGTIGGNIANGSPIGDTPPPFIALGAKLSLRRGEHRREIRLEDYFLGYGKQDRQPGEFVESVTLPLLPEGEKFATYKISKRREEDISALCGAFRVFVNDAGVVGMARIAFGGMAATPKRAKAVEAALVGKPWTLDTVEAAMSVFAEDYQPLTDMRASAEYRLLSAQNLLKRFFLETTGQGQRLRRQVA from the coding sequence ATGGTCGAGGTCTCGGGCGCCATTCGCTTCATTCTCAACGGCGAGGAAATCAGCCTCGACGATGTGAAGCCCGACCTGACCCTCTTGGACTGGCTGCGGCTGGATCGTCGCCTGCGCGGGAGCAAGGAAGGCTGCGCCGAGGGCGATTGTGGCGCCTGTACCGTGCTGGTCGGGCGCCTGATGGGCGACAAGATCATCTATGACTCGGTGACTGCCTGTATCCGTTTCGTGGGGAGCCTGCACGGCACGCATGTGGTGACCGTCGAGCATCTCAAGGGCAAGGACGGGCTGCTGCATCCGGTGCAGCAGGCCATGGTGGATTTCCACGGCTCGCAATGCGGCTTCTGCACCCCGGGCATCGTGATGAGCCTTTATGGGCTGTGGATGCGCGAGCCTGACCCCAGCCAGGGCGCCATCGAGAAGGCGCTGCAGGGCAACCTCTGCCGCTGCACGGGCTATGCGCCGATCATCAAGGCGGGCAAGGCGATTTCCACCTATGGCCGGCCGCAGGGCGACCCGCTGTGGGCCGAGCGCATTGCGCTCAAGGAGAAGATCAAGGCGATCAATGACGGGCGCCGGGTGGAGATCGGCGAGGGCGCAGACCGCATCATCGTGCCGGCAAACCTCGATGATTTCGCCGCGATCTACGAGGCCAATCCGACAGCAACCATCGTCAATGGCTCGACCGATGTGGGCCTCTGGGTCACCAAGTTCATGCGTTCAATCGGGCCGGTGATCTTCATCAGCCATCTGCAGGAACTCAAGCGCATTGCCGACAATGACAGCGAGATCCGCTTTTATGCTGGCGTTTCTTATTCCGAAGCGTTGCCGGTGATTGCAGCGGCTTTCCCGCAGCTCGGCGAGCTATGGGATCGCATTGCCGGCGAGCAAGTCCGCAATATGGGCACGATCGGTGGCAATATTGCCAATGGGTCGCCAATCGGCGATACGCCGCCGCCCTTCATCGCGCTGGGCGCCAAGCTCAGCCTGCGACGCGGCGAACATCGGCGCGAGATCCGGCTAGAAGATTATTTCCTCGGCTATGGCAAGCAGGACCGGCAGCCGGGTGAGTTCGTCGAGAGCGTGACTCTGCCGCTGCTGCCGGAGGGCGAAAAGTTCGCCACCTACAAGATTTCCAAGCGGCGCGAGGAAGATATTTCGGCGCTGTGCGGCGCCTTCCGGGTGTTCGTCAATGATGCCGGCGTGGTCGGCATGGCGCGGATTGCCTTTGGCGGGATGGCGGCGACGCCCAAGCGGGCCAAGGCCGTGGAAGCGGCTTTGGTGGGCAAGCCGTGGACGCTTGACACCGTGGAAGCGGCCATGTCGGTGTTTGCCGAGGACTATCAACCCCTGACTGACATGCGCGCTTCGGCCGAATATCGGTTGTTGAGCGCGCAGAACCTGCTCAAGCGCTTCTTCCTCGAGACGACCGGCCAAGGCCAGCGTTTGCGGCGGCAGGTGGCGTGA